One window of Nicotiana tomentosiformis chromosome 11, ASM39032v3, whole genome shotgun sequence genomic DNA carries:
- the LOC104114055 gene encoding uncharacterized protein — protein MTNPMMIKALIWNIRHVKTQQAFQRVINMQREFGFFVVALMEPFQNSRHIQRYRRRLNMEVVFAKLNRKIWLFFDAIVVWEIVMDTHQQVTIKLYHQDISQHIMCTFVYVKCSSLERLELWDSLYYLASDMELPWMVGGDFNVLLHEDEKIGGLPVHPPEYEDFAFCVNSSRLFDLGYKGSPITW, from the coding sequence ATGACAAACCCAATGATGATCAAAGCTTTGATTTGGAACATAAGGCATGTGAAGACTCAACAGGCCTTCCAGAGGGTGATCAATATGCAAAGGGAATTTGGATTCTTTGTGGTTGCTTTGATGGAGCCATTTCAGAATTCTAGACACATTCAAAGATATAGAAGAAGACTCAATATGGAGGTTGTTTTTGCTAAGCTAAATAGGAAGATTTGGTTGTTTTTTGATGCTATAGTAGTATGGGAAATAGTCATGGACACTCATCAGCAAGTTACTATCAAACTGTATCACCAGGACATTAGCCAACACATTATGTGTACTTTTGTATATGTTAAATGTTCTTCATTGGAGAGATTGGAGTTGTGGGATAGTCTTTATTACCTTGCAAGTGATATGGAGTTGCCTTGGATGGTAGGTGGGGATTTTAATGTGTTGCTTCATGAGGATGAGAAGATAGGTGGGCTTCCAGTCCATCCTCCTGAGTATGAAGACTTTGCATTTTGTGTGAATTCAAGTAGGCTGTTTGATCTAGGCTACAAGGGTAGTCCCATCACTTGGTGA
- the LOC138901473 gene encoding uncharacterized protein, producing MKDQIAECIFKRLDRILVNLPFQNLFPTIKVEHLIRIGSGHAPLYMSYGEQRSNYIKPFTFLNFWAKHENFKEKLKRVKAALAKWSKNTYGDIFKQLAIREDIVRVKEMLFEEEPTVENRIVLQKAQAELKSYLSIEEQYWKQKAGITWFTEGDRNTRFFYNYVNGKRKKLQLKRIQDNNGAWVENRKALAKADVEFYERQFTQEEDPADLSLLANVPTMVTGEQNF from the exons ATGAAAGACCAAATTGCAGAATGTATTTTCAAGAGGTTGGATAGAATCCTTGTGAATTTGCCTTTCCAGAATTTGTTCCCAACTATTAAAGTTGAACACCTAATCAGAATTGGCTCAGGTCATGCTCCCTTGTATATGAGTTATGGTGAACAACGATCTAACTATATTAAGCCTTTTACGTTCTTAAACTTCTGGGCTAAGCATGAGAACTTTAAAGAG AAGTTGAAGAGGGTGAAGGCTGCATTGGCTAAATGGAGCAAGAATACCTATGGAGATATTTTCAAGCAACTTGCAATCAGGGAAGATATTGTAAGGGTGAAGGAGATGCTATTTGAAGAAGAGCCAACTGTGGAGAATAGAATTGTTTTACAAAAAGCTCAAGCTGAATTGAAGAGTTACCTAAGTATTGAAGAGCAATATTGGAAGCAGAAGGCTGGTATAACATGGTTCACTGAAGGAGACAGGAACACTAGATTTTTTTACAATTATGTAAATGGCAAGAGGAAAAAACTACAGCTGAAGAGGATTCAAGACAACAATGGAGCATGGGTTGAAAATCGAAAGGCTTTGGCTAAGGCTGATGTGGAGTTCTATGAGAGACAGTTCACACAAGAGGAAGATCCTGCAGATTTATCTTTGCTAGCTAATGTACCTACCATGGTGACAGGGGAGCAGAATTTTTAA
- the LOC138901474 gene encoding uncharacterized protein codes for MMIKALIWNLRHVKTQQAFQRVINMQREFGFFVVALMEPFQNYRHIQRYRRRLNMEAVFAKLNRKIWLFFDAIVVWEIVMDTHQQVTIKLYHQDISQHIMCTFVYVKCSSLERLELWDSLYYLASDMELPWMVGGDFNVLLHEDEKIGGLPVHPPEYEDFAFCKLKRVKAALAKWSKNTYGDIFKQLAIREDIVRVKEMLFEEEPTKAGITWFTEGDRSTRFFYNYVNGKRQKLQLKRIQDNNGAWVENRKALAKADVEFYERQFTQEEDLADLSLLANVPAMVTGEQNLELVDILLWKK; via the exons ATGATGATCAAAGCTTTGATATGGAACTTAAGGCATGTGAAGACTCAACAAGCCTTCCAGAGGGTGATCAATATGCAAAGGGAATTTGGATTCTTTGTGGTTGCTTTGATGGAGCCATTTCAGAATTATAGACACATTCAAAGATATAGAAGAAGACTCAATATGGAGGCTGTTTTTGCTAAGCTAAATAGGAAGATTTGGTTGTTTTTTGATGCTATAGTAGTATGGGAAATAGTCATGGACACTCATCAGCAAGTTACTATCAAACTGTATCACCAGGACATTAGCCAACACATTATGTGTACTTTTGTATATGTTAAATGTTCTTCATTGGAGAGATTGGAGTTGTGGGATAGTCTTTATTACCTTGCAAGTGATATGGAGTTGCCTTGGATGGTAGGTGGGGATTTTAATGTGTTGCTTCATGAGGATGAGAAGATAGGTGGGCTTCCAGTCCATCCTCCTGAGTATGAAGACTTTGCATTTTGT AAGTTGAAGAGGGTGAAGGCTGCATTGGCTAAATGGAGCAAGAATACCTATGGAGATATTTTCAAGCAACTTGCAATCAGGGAAGATATTGTAAGGGTGAAGGAGATGCTATTTGAAGAAGAGCCAACT AAGGCTGGTATAACATGGTTCACTGAAGGAGACAGGAGCACTAGATTTTTTTACAATTATGTAAATGGCAAGAGGCAAAAACTACAGCTGAAGAGGATTCAAGACAACAATGGAGCATGGGTTGAAAATCGAAAGGCTTTGGCTAAGGCTGATGTGGAGTTCTATGAGAGACAGTTCACACAAGAGGAAGATCTTGCAGATTTATCTTTGCTAGCTAATGTTCCTGCCATGGTGACAGGGGAGCAGAATCTTGAACTTGTAGATATCCTACTATGGAAGAAATGA